The Roseofilum capinflatum BLCC-M114 DNA segment GTAATGTGGGTTTAGATCGATTGGCCGAACAGATTAAGGGGTATGTAGACCAAGCCTTTAGTCAAGATATACGCTTCGATATCGTAGCTTTTAGTATGGGAGGAATCATTAGCCGATACTACTTGCAGCGCTTGGGAGGGTTAAAAAGATGCGATCGCTTCATTACCCTATCTTCTCCCCATAATGGTAGCCTAATGGCCTACTTCCGCCAAAACCCCGGTTGCGTACAAATGCGTCCCAATAGTGAGTTTTTGCAAGATTTAAATCGAGATCTGGATCGACTGAATTCGATTCAGTTTACCTCTATTTGGACGAACAACGATTTAATGATTTTGCCCGCCAACAGTTCTCAAGTTCCCGTGGGCAAAAATATCACGGTTCCTGTTCTTATTCATCCTTGGATGTTAACCGACGATCGCACCATTGAGTTAGTCGTGCAATGCTTACAGCGCTTCGCGCGGTAATAGGTAATAGGTTTTCTTAAAGTACGATCGCCAGGATCTGATCGCAAAGGGTATGAATTTCTCCTTCAGAGTCAATGATTTTAATGTGTAGGCGATCGCGCTCCGGTTGGATCTCTTCTGGATGATAAAATTGGGCAATCCAGCCACTATAAACATAATTGGGTTTTCCCCAATATTGAGCCACATCGGGACGCAGACAAGTGGGTAAACAGCGCTGTGTCAGTGTGTCATTGAGGAAAATTTGGATATCTTCAACAGTTATATCAGAATGCAAAGCAACCACCCATCCTTCCAATTCTAAAATCATCCCTGGGCCATCTGAAGTCGCTTGAAGGGTGGCGCGGTCTAAATTAGATTGAATATTATTAGACCAAATATTATCTAAGACTTTGGAGCGCCACCAATTGGTCTGAGAGCGAATCACATCTTTCCAAGTGGTTTTAGGGGCTGGTTGAGTCCGTATACCATCCGGTAATAAGGTTTTCATCCAGTTTAAGACAATAATCCGTTCTTTCTGGCGATCGCTCACTGCTTTAATCATCAGGATACCGGTTTCTAAATCCACTTCCTCCGGTAGACTGAATGCACACCACCATCCAGCTTGTTCCGTCCATCGCGGATCGATGTCCAAAACTTGCGCTGCTTTTGGAGAAGGAGTGGACGGGATACATTTTTGCAGTAATTGATTCCCCCCTTCTCCTTTCCACCACACTTGGATTTCTGCCACTCCATGATCCGGTTGCACTATGGCGCTCCATCCCCGCAGAAAAAATCGCCCCTGATCGTCCATGAAATAGTCTTCTAGAGCGCCTTTGGGGGTAAAATTGATGTTTAAATCAGAAAAGTCGCGATCGGGGGCTTTAACGACCACATAGAGGTCTTGTAGGGTAAAGGCTCTGGGGATACGAGTATAAGAAACTTTATCACCCATCGAAGCGGCGATCGCCCCCTTCACAAACTCCTCCGTCACCCAAGTCGAACCATATTCCGCCCGATCCAGAGATTGACTTTCACTTTGTTCCACAAATAAAATCCCCGATTCCGGCATCTCATAACCGGGTGGTTTCACCGCTTCATCATGAACGCTAAACAGCAATAAACCACCGGGTAAAAGTAAATCATCTAAGCGCTTTAACCATTGGACAAACCGATCTGCGGGCAAGTGACTAAACAAAGAATAAACCACAATACAATCAAACTGTTCTCCACACTCATAACTCTCCGGATCGATCGCCGAGTAAATCCCATGCACCCCCAACTCTTGCCCAACATAATCAACCGCATCCGTATAAATATCGGAAGCCCAAACCTTGTGTGGATCGAGCTTGTTCACCCAAAATCGCGTTAACCGTCCATACCCACAAGCAAACTCTAAAAAACGGTCAATATTATGCCAATCCCGATGATGCCATTGGATCGCTTGATCCACGCGATCGACAATCTCCTGAGCCGACTTAAAATAAGCCAGCATCGCCTGCTCTTGCTCTCCTTTATAACTCGGCGTATCTAACAGAAAAAGCAACATCTCATCTTTGAGATGAATCTGGGAATTAAAGGACTCTAACCCACCCACTCGATCCCACAAGTATGCTCGAACCAAATCGGAGGTCAATGGCTGAATAGTCTGAGGTTTCATCGATCCATCATACAATTATTGCTTCTGTTGTTCTAATACAGATTTAACATGATTAAATTCTACTTCAATTTGGGCAATTTTCTCACCCAACTTTACCAGACTCGCCGTTTGCGCTTCAGCTTCTAGATCTCGGCATAAATTCGCCAAAGCCTTAGCCCCAAAGGTTCGCGAGCTACCCTTAAGGGTATGAGCTTTAATGGTTAACGTTTCCTTATCTTCTGTTTGGGCAGACTGCTTCATCTCTTCCAGAATTTTGGGCACATCTTGCAAATATTGATCGATCAACTCGGTAAAAAATTCCGGGTCATCTTCGCTATCCAACTCATCTCGCAGGCGATTAAAAATCTCCCAATCTAAGCTTTCTTCTCTTCCCGGATTCATGGTTAAATTTAACTTAACTGGAGCAGATACCGTGTTCAGTTCTTGCAGCTTACTTTTAGCTCGGTCTAACGCCGCTTTCAGGGCTTCGGCTTTCACCGGTTTACTGACATAATCATCCATCCCCGCTTCTAGACATTGCCATTGATTGCCATCGGCGGCTCCAGCAGTCATGGCAATAATATGGGGACGTTGGGATGTTTGCCAAGTTTGACAAATGTATCGAGTCGCTTCGAGTCCATCCATTTCCGGCATTTGCACATCCATTAAAATGATATGATAAAATTGCCGTTGCAGGGCTTCAATCACTTCTAAGCCATTGCTGACCACATCGGCGCGATAACCTAAACGGTCTAACATTTTTATCGCCACTCTTTGATTGACGCTGTTATCTTCAGCCAGGAGAATGCGTAGAGTATAAACGGAGGAATCTTCTGGGGAAGTTTCTGGTTTTTCTAAGGGGGCGTTCTGGTTTCCCGTCTCTAGTGGGGTGACGGGAGGTTGGGAGAATGGAGGTTTAGAGTTATCTTCTGAATGATCTGAATCATGGGCATCGGATGTATCGGGAATAAATTCCGTGGGGGAGGTATGGGGATCAACGGTGCGTCCTGCACAAAGACTGATTAAAATCCGGTGAAATTGGGAGAGTTTAATGGGTTTAGAGAGGGTAGAATCAAATTTTGTTTGGTAGGACTTGTCGATCAGGCTGGTAAAGGTGAGTAAGATTAAGGGCAGGGAGTCGCGATCGCGGTATTGGCGAATCCGATCTACTAAATTCTCTAAGGATTCTCCTTCTGGAAGCGCCCCCAAAACTGCAACATCAAAGGGAATAGAGCGCTCCATCCAGTTCATCACCTCTTCTGGGGTACTCAGCTCTAAACTATTCATTCCCCAGCGTTGGGCGTGATCTTTGAGAATGCGGCGATTGGTTGCCGAGCGATCGAGAATTAAGATCCGCTTGTCTCGCAGTTGGGGTTGGCTATTGCGTAAATGGATGGGAATCGGCGATCGCGCCCCTTCCGCCACAATGGTAAAGTGAAATTCGGCTCCCTCTCCCTCTTCACTTTCCACCCACATTTTACCGCCCATTAACTCACTTAAGCGCTTGCAAATTGATAATCCTAAACCCGTTCCTCCATAGCGACGAGTTGTCGAAGCATCTACCTGGGAAAAGGACTGAAAAAGTTTATTTTGCACTTTCTTAGAAATACCAATCCCGGTATCTTTAACCATAAATTTTACGTCATAAGAAACTTTTTCTGCCAGATCGGGAATCGGACTCGAATCCCCCCCTACACGGGTTGAACTTACTTGTACCCAAACTTCTCCTTCTTGGGTGAATTTAACACCATTGCCAATTAAATTCACCAAAATTTGCCGCAACCGGGTCACATCTCCCACTAAAGCATGGGGAGTTTGAGGATCGATTTCATAGGCCAAATTCAAACCTTTTTCGGCCGCATGGGTACTTAATAAATCCAAGGAATCTTCAACACATTCATATAAATCAAAAGGTTGAGTTTCTAATTCCAGCTTACCCGCTTCTATTTTGGAGAAATCTAAAATATCATTAATAATCGTCAGCAAAGATTGGCCGCTATTGCGGATCGTGTCTACATATTCTAATTGTTCTTCATCCAATTCTGTATCCAACAATAAGCCCGTCATTCCCAGCACCCCATTCATGGGCGTGCGGATTTCATGACTCATAACTGCTAAAAAGTCAGATTTCAGCCGAGTAGCGGATTGAGCTTCTTCCAGAGCCAGATCCAGGGCTTTATTTTTGGCTTTGAGTTCTTGGGTAATCTTGGTTTTTTCCTGTTCCGCTAATTTGATCGCTTGGATATAGTCTCGAATTTGCCGAAGTCCCGGATAAAAAATCAAGGCTCCTTCCAGGAACAGCACCACTAAGGTTAATCCAAATACGGCTAATTGAACTTGGCGAGCCGTATTTAAGTGGGGGGCGCTCTGAGCATACCATTGGCTAGTAATGGCCTCAATCTGGCGATCGCAAGTTGTCCCTTGTTGCCATAACTGCTCTTCTGAGGCACGGGGGGCTACTTCTGGATTCACCAGCGTTTCCGTCAGATCCCACATCTGCTCATAGCAACCCTCAATTTCTGCCCACCTCTGTCCTAAGTCAGCCTGATTTGGCCCCACCTGTAATCCCAACATCTCCTCTTGGAGCCTCTCATAAATCTCTTGCCATTCTTGGCGCACCCGGACTAAATCTTCCACTCTAGGGAGCTGCTCAAACTCCGTAAAGTCCTGAGTAATGGCAACCCCTTGTCCGGTTACCGTTGTGGTTAAGCGGCGATAATTCTCCATTGACTCCAAAACCCGACTGTAGCGAATCTCCTGTTTCAGAGTACGCTGAATCAAAATTTGACTCGACATTGACAACAGAGCCACAATGCCCAAAGACGCTAAGGACAGAATGGCTAAACGCCGAATCGAGGGGCGAGACATTTCTGGGTTGGAAGAATCATCGATGTTTGGATTCACGGCATTTAAGGGTTAATCTAGGGCAATCTTTCAAGATCGAGGGACAATATATAGGGTAGCTCTAGGATAAGAACACTGTATGTAACTTTATCGCAGTGAGTTATATCCTCACCTTTCCCCACCCTATGACAGGTTTTTGTTAATCTAATCATCATGCTCCTGACTGCCCAATTATTACTAGATTACCAACGCTGTCATCGCCGAGCGTTTCTGGATGTGTACGGAGACGATCGCCAACGAGACCCTCCGAGTGACTATCTGTTGAAATTAAGACAGGATAGCTCTGCCTACCAAAAAACGATCCTTGCTCATCATTCCTATCATAAACCAGAGTATGCCCAGGGCAATTGGCAAGAAGGGACTTTAGCAACCCTCGCTCTGATGCAAGAGGGCGTAGACACTATCTATCACGGGATTCTCTGGCTTGAGGAAGCGGATTTAGAAGGGCTGGAGTTGCCCCCTTTTCTGAGTCAGCACTGGGCAAAGTTCTCTTATTTGAGTCGTCCGAGTTTGTGGGTAAAAACGCCAGGGGAGTCGAAGTTTGGCCCCTGGAAATATACTCCAGTGGAGATAAAATGGGGGAAACGTCCGAAGCGAGAATATCAAATGGTCTCGGTGTTTCATGCTTGGATTTTAAGTCAGATCCAAGGGGAATGGCCGGATACAGTAGACCTGATTTTAAGGGATCGATCGCCCTATACGGTGGATCTCGTCCGTCTTTGGCCAGAGTTTCAAATCCTGCTAGGGCAAATGTTGACCCTGCTCCTAGAGTCGGATGAACCGGAAGTGTTTATCAGTCGGCAAAAATGCAGTCTCTGTCAATGGTTAACGACTTGTCATCAAGTCGCCCAACACCAAAATCATCTCTCTTTGATTCCTGGAATTACTCCAAAACGCTATGAGCGTCTCCAGGAGCTAGGGTTAACCTCCCTAGAATCCTTGACAACTGAACCCTTACCGGATTTAAGCCAAGAATTTGGCCAGCAGGTGAGCCAGCAAATCATCCGTCAAGCGCAATCGAGTTTAGAACAACGGGCGATCGCGCTCCACCCCTGGAGTCCCGACGATTTTCCCATTACCCCGGTGGAACTCTATTTTGATATCGAAACCGAACCCGACTTAAATCTAGAATATCTCTTCGGCGTTTTAGTCATCGATCGCACGGCCCAACGCTCCCGGTTTTACCCCTTTTTAGCCGAATCTCCCGACGATCAACAGCGAATGTGGCAAGACTTTCTAGAACTGGTGAATCGCTACGATCCCATGCCCATTTTCCATTTTTGCGAATATGAAGTCAAAGCCGTCAGCGCCTTAGCGCAACGGTTTGGCACACCCTCATCGGAATTAAAACCCCTGATCCGGCGCTTTGTAGATATTCACGAACGGGTGACTCGGTTTGTCACCCTCCCCATTGAAAGCTATGCCCTCAAAACCATTGCCCGATGGATGGGGTTTGAATGGCGAGATGAGAGCGCCAGTGGAGCGCAAACCGTCTATTGGTACGACCAATGGCTCCAAAGCGGCGATCGCACCTTCTTAGAGCGCATTATTTGCTATAACGAAGACGACTGTCGAGCCACCTACCATGTCAAAGACTGGTTAGTGTCCTTCCTCCGACAAATGCCGCCCCCAAATCAACAAATCCCGCTTCAGTCCGTCCATGTTGGCAATTTCGGGCAAATGGCCCCAACAGTCAAATCCCAGCTTCTGGAATAGGGCAATACTGGGTTGATTGTGGGAGAAAATGAGGGCGACTAAGCTGGTGATACCCAAACCCGGCCCGGAGGCGATCGCTTGGGTTAATAACTCCCGACCAATCCCTTTACGGTGAAATCCAGGATCGATGTAAATACTCACTTCCGCCGTAGATTGATAGGCAGGACGGCCATTTAAAAAATGATTCAAACTCAGCCACCCTACAATCTGGCCATCTATCTCCTTAACCCAAAGCGGCCGGGAACTCGGAGAATGGTCTTGATACCAGGGAAGACGACTTTCAACGGAAATCGGCAGCAAATCGGCCGTGGCCAAACGGCAAGGAACAGAGGCGTTGTAAATTTCAACTATTTTCGGTAAATCGGCTTCACGGGAATATCTGATGGTCATGCCAAGCAAGAATTTAGGCTACCCAAACGCAAGGAAAATCTCAGAGAGCAGTATAACTGATGGAGAGAAATTCAAGGTTAAGATCAATACAGAATTAAATTCCATGGGTCAGATACCGGCAAAATCCGGGAACTGAACCCCCTGTAAAACCGTTCAACTCAACAACCCAACCTATGGATAACAATAATTTGATTAATCAATTGCTCATGCTGGGAGTCGGAACCACCTCTATCGTCGCTGAGAAGCTCAAAGAGGCCAGCGACGAATGGGTGAAAAACGGCACGATTAACCCAGATCAGGCAAAAAACATGATGGATGACCTGGTAGAAAAGCTCAAAACCGAGCAAGGAAGCTTTGATGAACAGTTTCAGCGCCAACTGCGAAATTTATTGATGGATTGGGGGGTTCCCCGTCAGTCAGAGATGGATGAGT contains these protein-coding regions:
- a CDS encoding response regulator — protein: MNPNIDDSSNPEMSRPSIRRLAILSLASLGIVALLSMSSQILIQRTLKQEIRYSRVLESMENYRRLTTTVTGQGVAITQDFTEFEQLPRVEDLVRVRQEWQEIYERLQEEMLGLQVGPNQADLGQRWAEIEGCYEQMWDLTETLVNPEVAPRASEEQLWQQGTTCDRQIEAITSQWYAQSAPHLNTARQVQLAVFGLTLVVLFLEGALIFYPGLRQIRDYIQAIKLAEQEKTKITQELKAKNKALDLALEEAQSATRLKSDFLAVMSHEIRTPMNGVLGMTGLLLDTELDEEQLEYVDTIRNSGQSLLTIINDILDFSKIEAGKLELETQPFDLYECVEDSLDLLSTHAAEKGLNLAYEIDPQTPHALVGDVTRLRQILVNLIGNGVKFTQEGEVWVQVSSTRVGGDSSPIPDLAEKVSYDVKFMVKDTGIGISKKVQNKLFQSFSQVDASTTRRYGGTGLGLSICKRLSELMGGKMWVESEEGEGAEFHFTIVAEGARSPIPIHLRNSQPQLRDKRILILDRSATNRRILKDHAQRWGMNSLELSTPEEVMNWMERSIPFDVAVLGALPEGESLENLVDRIRQYRDRDSLPLILLTFTSLIDKSYQTKFDSTLSKPIKLSQFHRILISLCAGRTVDPHTSPTEFIPDTSDAHDSDHSEDNSKPPFSQPPVTPLETGNQNAPLEKPETSPEDSSVYTLRILLAEDNSVNQRVAIKMLDRLGYRADVVSNGLEVIEALQRQFYHIILMDVQMPEMDGLEATRYICQTWQTSQRPHIIAMTAGAADGNQWQCLEAGMDDYVSKPVKAEALKAALDRAKSKLQELNTVSAPVKLNLTMNPGREESLDWEIFNRLRDELDSEDDPEFFTELIDQYLQDVPKILEEMKQSAQTEDKETLTIKAHTLKGSSRTFGAKALANLCRDLEAEAQTASLVKLGEKIAQIEVEFNHVKSVLEQQKQ
- a CDS encoding esterase/lipase family protein, which encodes MTTHNPVLLIHGIDDTGAVFKKMAAVLERQGWFTYALDLVPNNGNVGLDRLAEQIKGYVDQAFSQDIRFDIVAFSMGGIISRYYLQRLGGLKRCDRFITLSSPHNGSLMAYFRQNPGCVQMRPNSEFLQDLNRDLDRLNSIQFTSIWTNNDLMILPANSSQVPVGKNITVPVLIHPWMLTDDRTIELVVQCLQRFAR
- a CDS encoding TM0106 family RecB-like putative nuclease, which gives rise to MLLTAQLLLDYQRCHRRAFLDVYGDDRQRDPPSDYLLKLRQDSSAYQKTILAHHSYHKPEYAQGNWQEGTLATLALMQEGVDTIYHGILWLEEADLEGLELPPFLSQHWAKFSYLSRPSLWVKTPGESKFGPWKYTPVEIKWGKRPKREYQMVSVFHAWILSQIQGEWPDTVDLILRDRSPYTVDLVRLWPEFQILLGQMLTLLLESDEPEVFISRQKCSLCQWLTTCHQVAQHQNHLSLIPGITPKRYERLQELGLTSLESLTTEPLPDLSQEFGQQVSQQIIRQAQSSLEQRAIALHPWSPDDFPITPVELYFDIETEPDLNLEYLFGVLVIDRTAQRSRFYPFLAESPDDQQRMWQDFLELVNRYDPMPIFHFCEYEVKAVSALAQRFGTPSSELKPLIRRFVDIHERVTRFVTLPIESYALKTIARWMGFEWRDESASGAQTVYWYDQWLQSGDRTFLERIICYNEDDCRATYHVKDWLVSFLRQMPPPNQQIPLQSVHVGNFGQMAPTVKSQLLE
- a CDS encoding class I SAM-dependent methyltransferase, coding for MKPQTIQPLTSDLVRAYLWDRVGGLESFNSQIHLKDEMLLFLLDTPSYKGEQEQAMLAYFKSAQEIVDRVDQAIQWHHRDWHNIDRFLEFACGYGRLTRFWVNKLDPHKVWASDIYTDAVDYVGQELGVHGIYSAIDPESYECGEQFDCIVVYSLFSHLPADRFVQWLKRLDDLLLPGGLLLFSVHDEAVKPPGYEMPESGILFVEQSESQSLDRAEYGSTWVTEEFVKGAIAASMGDKVSYTRIPRAFTLQDLYVVVKAPDRDFSDLNINFTPKGALEDYFMDDQGRFFLRGWSAIVQPDHGVAEIQVWWKGEGGNQLLQKCIPSTPSPKAAQVLDIDPRWTEQAGWWCAFSLPEEVDLETGILMIKAVSDRQKERIIVLNWMKTLLPDGIRTQPAPKTTWKDVIRSQTNWWRSKVLDNIWSNNIQSNLDRATLQATSDGPGMILELEGWVVALHSDITVEDIQIFLNDTLTQRCLPTCLRPDVAQYWGKPNYVYSGWIAQFYHPEEIQPERDRLHIKIIDSEGEIHTLCDQILAIVL
- a CDS encoding GNAT family N-acetyltransferase, which translates into the protein MTIRYSREADLPKIVEIYNASVPCRLATADLLPISVESRLPWYQDHSPSSRPLWVKEIDGQIVGWLSLNHFLNGRPAYQSTAEVSIYIDPGFHRKGIGRELLTQAIASGPGLGITSLVALIFSHNQPSIALFQKLGFDCWGHLPEIANMDGLKRDLLIWGRHLSEEGH
- a CDS encoding phasin family protein is translated as MDNNNLINQLLMLGVGTTSIVAEKLKEASDEWVKNGTINPDQAKNMMDDLVEKLKTEQGSFDEQFQRQLRNLLMDWGVPRQSEMDELRGRLDRLERQVRDLENKLWR